One genomic window of Micromonospora sp. WMMD1128 includes the following:
- a CDS encoding sigma-70 family RNA polymerase sigma factor: MDAADEGELVRRVARGDRRAFDELYRRTAPWLEVRLRRRCTDPDVVAEVLQDTYLAVWRAAGSFAGAQARGSGGAQGSAVGWLWTIAAHRLVDAFRRRARRAQVPPVPLMPSTSPAAEDEVMAARIGQELEQALLVLPPEVRAALRATVLDGLSPREASVLLGVPENTVKSRVRRARIALREALS; the protein is encoded by the coding sequence ATGGACGCGGCCGACGAGGGCGAACTCGTACGACGCGTGGCCCGTGGAGATCGGCGGGCCTTCGACGAGCTCTACCGGCGTACCGCGCCCTGGCTGGAGGTGCGGCTGCGGCGCCGGTGCACGGACCCCGACGTGGTCGCCGAGGTGCTCCAGGACACCTACCTCGCGGTCTGGCGGGCGGCGGGCAGCTTCGCCGGGGCACAGGCCAGGGGCAGCGGCGGGGCGCAGGGCAGCGCGGTGGGCTGGCTGTGGACCATCGCCGCCCACCGCCTGGTCGACGCGTTCCGCCGGCGGGCGCGCCGGGCGCAGGTGCCACCGGTGCCGCTGATGCCGAGCACGTCACCGGCGGCCGAGGACGAGGTGATGGCGGCCCGGATCGGCCAGGAGTTGGAGCAGGCGCTGCTCGTGCTGCCGCCCGAGGTCCGGGCCGCCCTGCGGGCCACGGTCCTCGACGGTCTCTCGCCGCGCGAGGCGTCGGTGCTGCTGGGCGTGCCGGAGAACACCGTCAAGTCCCGCGTACGCCGAGCCCGGATCGCCCTACGGGAGGCGCTGTCATGA